The genomic interval CTGGTTTTCATATGAATCCTTCACCGGGTAATATTAAAGATGGTTTAATTACAGATGCGATCAAAAGTAATGGTGCAGCGAAAAAAGGAGGAACATCACCTGTAGAAGACGTACTTGATTATACTGAACCTGCTTTGAAACCTGGCTTGAATCTGGTTTGTACACCAGGAAATGATGTGGAAGCGACTACTGGTAAAGCTGCAAGCGGAGCTACGCTGATTTTATTTACTACAGGGCTGGGCACACCCACAGGAAATCCGGTTTGCCCGGTGATTAAAATATCGACCAACAATGCCTTAACAGCCAGGATGAATGATATTATTGATATTAATGCAGGATCAATCATTGCAGGGGAGAAAACAATTGAACAAATGGGAGAAGACATTTTGACCTACTGTATTAAAGCTGCCAGCGGCGAAGTGACCCCTAAAGCTGTGCTGTTAAACCAGGATGACTTTATTCCCTGGAAAAGAGGGATATCATTATAAATCATCCCAGGTTATTACCTTACAAATAAGCTTGTATCCAGTATCTTTTTTTCGAAATCATATACTGGATACTTACTTTCTATGACTTTAAGCAGCATTTGAGTGGCTATCTGTCCGATTTCAAAGGCAGGCTGCCGGATAGAAGTCAGCGAAGGATTCATCAGGTCCAGGACATCAGAATTACTAAATCCTGTAATCACAATATCCTGCGGAATTTTGATATTTAAATTCTTAAATACCATCAGGCAATCAATACTTAACCGGTCACCTGCTACAAAAATTGCATCAGGTTTTTCCTTCAGGTTCATCAATTCTTTGACTGCATTTTCTGTTTCCTGATAAAACATCCCACCATGCGGGCAATATTTAACATAGTCCTGCTCAAAAGGGATATGATGCTTGGCCAATGCGTTTTTGTAACCCTCCAGCCGTTCTATACTAATTGATAAATGCGCAGAACTCGTTAAATGTGCAATTCTTTTATATCCATTATGAATCAGATGCTCTGTGGCTTGAAAAGCTCCTTTTTCATTGTTAGCTATAACTTTATGGGTGATTATTTCTTCTGCAACCCTGTCAAAAAACACCATTGGTAATCCTTTTTGATGCAAATCCTGAAGATGTGAAGTATCACTTGTTTCCGCAGATAAAGAAACCAGTAAGCCATCTACAGATCTGGAAGCCAGATGATGGATGTTAATTTTTTCACGCTCATAAGACTCATGGGTCTGCGTAATGATTACATGGTAACCACGGTCATAAGCAATAGATTCAATCCCGTTAATGGCCTGAGAAAAGTAATGGTTGGCAACTTCAGCCACTACCACACCAATTGATTTGCTCCGGCGTTCCTTTAAGCTCAGTGCAATAGGATTAGGGCGGTAATTTATCTTCTGTGCATACTCCCGGATAATCTTTTTGGTTTCCGGGCTGATCTCATAAGTATCACGTAAAGCCCTGGAAATCGTAGAAGTTGAATAGCCCAGAGCACTGGCTATATCTTTTAAGGTAGAGGGTACAAACATAACGCCTTTTTCTATTGGTTAGAATTAACACAAGTTTACATATAAATTCTGATTGTAAAATGATAGAAAACACCTGCGGCAACGATTGCGTATTTATTTTAAGTGTAATAGTTTTATGCTGTCCTAAAACTATGTAGACTTGTTACCTGTTGAAGAGCAAACAGCTAACCAGATTTTCATGAATAATTTCCATCTAACCCTTACAGGCCTGATCATCAGCCTGGCATTGAATATAAGCGCACAGGATAAAAAAGCAGATCCTTTTGATCATCTGCCCATAGTGAAAGAACCCGTATTCAAAACCGATACGATCAGTATCATTAAATACGGGGCGGTAAATGATGGCATAACACTAAATACCATCCAAATTAATGAGGCTATAGCAGCCAGCAGTAAAAATGGTGGTGGGGTAGTTTTGATACCCGGAGGAATGTGGCTGACCGGACCTATTGAACTCAAAAGTAACGTAAACCTGCACTTGCAAAAAAACGCTTTACTCCAGTTTACCAAAGACCTTAACCAGTACAAACTGGTAGAAGGAAATTGGGAAGGCGTAGCGCAAATGCGGAATCAATCACCAATCTGGGCTAATGCGCAGGAAAATATGGCAATAACCGGTTATGGAATTATTGATGGGGCAGGAGATGTATGGCGGATGGTCAAGAAAGATAAATTGACAGAAAGCCAGTGGAAGGCACGTATAGCTTCCGGTGGTTTAGTGAATGAAGAAAAAAAAATCTGGTATCCTTCAGAAAAAACATTTAAAGGAGCTGGAATGAAAGATCCAGGGCTGATCACCAAAGATAAATCTGCTGCATTTTACGATTCGATTAAAGACTTTCTGCGTCCAAACTTGCTGGTACTGAATAACTGCAGGCAAATTTTGCTGGAAGGCGTTACTTTTCAAAATTCTCCAGCATGGAATTTACATCCGCTGATGTGCAGTGACCTTACTGTCCGGAATGTATACGTGAAAAATCCATGGTATGCACAGAATGGTGATGGAATAGACATTGAATCCTGTAAAAATGTACTCATCGAAGGCAGTACATTTGATGTAGGTGATGATGGAATCTGTATCAAATCAGGAAGAGACGCTGCTGGTCGTAAACGAGGGATTCCAACAGAAAATGTGGTGATCCGGAACAGTACCGTTTATCATGCCCATGGAGGTTTTGTAATTGGCAGTGAAATGTCTGGCGGAGCCAGGAACATTTATATTACTGACTGTACCTTTATCGGTACAGACATTGGTCTGCGGTTTAAAACCACAAGGGGGAGAGGCGGCGTAGTGGAACGCATTTATGCCAGGAATATCAATATGAAGGATATTGTTGGGGAAGCTATTCTCTTTGATATGTATTACGCAGCAGTTGATCCGATAGTTTTATCCGGAGAAAAAAGAGCAATACCAAAAATTAAACTCTTGCCTGTTACGGAAGAAACCCCTGTGTTCAGAGATTTTCATATCAGTAACATTGTTTGCGATGGTGCTGCTAAAGCCATATTCATCCGCGGTTTGCCAGAGCTGAATATCAGTGATATTTATTTTGATCAATTGACTATCAAATCTAAAGAAGGCATTGACTTACAAGAGGCTAAAAACATACAAATGAATCATATCAATCTGATTGTTGAACAGTCAGGACCATTGATCAGGATACAGCATGGAAATAACGTTTCCTATAAAAATCCTGATCCGGCTTCCCAATCACTTCTCCTGAAATAAACGCTTATGAAAAGATCATTTTTCCTGAAAACAGGGTTGGTTTGCCTGCTCGTTATGTATATGAATGCAGTGACAACTGCACAAACTAAACCACTAAGTGAGGCCATGGCTGCTACGGTAATGGATATCTGGCAGGATTCCCTGAATCTTGATCCAGCTAATCCCAGACCAGTTAAATGGGCCTATGACCAGGGGGTTATCCTGGAAGGAATAGAGGCCATCTGGAAAAGAACCAAATCTGATGTCTACTTTAAGTATATGCAAAAGTCTATGGATTTTTTTGTCAAAGAAGATGGAGGTATCAGCCGCTATAAACAAGCAGACTATAACATTGATAACGTCAAAAACGGGCGCACACTGCTTTCTTTATACAAAGCAACCGGGCAGAAGAAATATTTTAAAGCAGCCACATTGCTCTGGGATCAGCTTAAAAAGCAGCCCCGTACCAAAGAAGGCGGGTTCTGGCATAAAAAAATATATCCGAATCAGATGTGGCTGGACGGGTTGTACATGGGAGAACCTTTTTACGCAGAATATGCGGCTTTAATTAAAGCTGATAAAGCCTATGATGATATCGCAAACCAGTTTATTTACATGGAGAAAAATGCGCGCGACGCTAAAACAGGTTTACTCTATCATGGCTGGGATGAATCAAAACAAGAACGCTGGGCTGATAAAAAAAGTGGTGTTTCTCCAAATTTCTGGGGTAGGGCAATGGGATGGTATGGGATGGCTTTAGTCGATGTACTGGATTATTTTCCGGAAAATCATCCCAAAAGAAAAGCCCTGCTGGGCATT from Pedobacter sp. WC2423 carries:
- a CDS encoding glycoside hydrolase family 105 protein; the encoded protein is MKRSFFLKTGLVCLLVMYMNAVTTAQTKPLSEAMAATVMDIWQDSLNLDPANPRPVKWAYDQGVILEGIEAIWKRTKSDVYFKYMQKSMDFFVKEDGGISRYKQADYNIDNVKNGRTLLSLYKATGQKKYFKAATLLWDQLKKQPRTKEGGFWHKKIYPNQMWLDGLYMGEPFYAEYAALIKADKAYDDIANQFIYMEKNARDAKTGLLYHGWDESKQERWADKKSGVSPNFWGRAMGWYGMALVDVLDYFPENHPKRKALLGILDRLSNAIGQYQDKNSGLWYDILDQPERKGNYKEASASCMFVYTISKGVRKGYLDHKYSTIAKNGFQGIQKEFIEAGAKPGQINLKGTVSVSGLGGKPYRDGSYAYYISEKVITNDPKGVGAFLLAASEMEIAEMP
- a CDS encoding glycoside hydrolase family 28 protein — encoded protein: MNNFHLTLTGLIISLALNISAQDKKADPFDHLPIVKEPVFKTDTISIIKYGAVNDGITLNTIQINEAIAASSKNGGGVVLIPGGMWLTGPIELKSNVNLHLQKNALLQFTKDLNQYKLVEGNWEGVAQMRNQSPIWANAQENMAITGYGIIDGAGDVWRMVKKDKLTESQWKARIASGGLVNEEKKIWYPSEKTFKGAGMKDPGLITKDKSAAFYDSIKDFLRPNLLVLNNCRQILLEGVTFQNSPAWNLHPLMCSDLTVRNVYVKNPWYAQNGDGIDIESCKNVLIEGSTFDVGDDGICIKSGRDAAGRKRGIPTENVVIRNSTVYHAHGGFVIGSEMSGGARNIYITDCTFIGTDIGLRFKTTRGRGGVVERIYARNINMKDIVGEAILFDMYYAAVDPIVLSGEKRAIPKIKLLPVTEETPVFRDFHISNIVCDGAAKAIFIRGLPELNISDIYFDQLTIKSKEGIDLQEAKNIQMNHINLIVEQSGPLIRIQHGNNVSYKNPDPASQSLLLK
- a CDS encoding LacI family DNA-binding transcriptional regulator yields the protein MFVPSTLKDIASALGYSTSTISRALRDTYEISPETKKIIREYAQKINYRPNPIALSLKERRSKSIGVVVAEVANHYFSQAINGIESIAYDRGYHVIITQTHESYEREKINIHHLASRSVDGLLVSLSAETSDTSHLQDLHQKGLPMVFFDRVAEEIITHKVIANNEKGAFQATEHLIHNGYKRIAHLTSSAHLSISIERLEGYKNALAKHHIPFEQDYVKYCPHGGMFYQETENAVKELMNLKEKPDAIFVAGDRLSIDCLMVFKNLNIKIPQDIVITGFSNSDVLDLMNPSLTSIRQPAFEIGQIATQMLLKVIESKYPVYDFEKKILDTSLFVR